From the Chitinolyticbacter meiyuanensis genome, one window contains:
- the fliI gene encoding flagellar protein export ATPase FliI, translated as MSKSFPDIGQYLSDAQDAVNWVRPWLPRGRLTRVSGLVLEAVGLKLPIGASCDVMTPSGHPVEAVVVGFNEDKLFLMPIAELYGVEPGAEVTPHEDVAAWVPEYGKARPPQRRLEDHGRQVPVGWGLLGRILDGLGRPLDGRGKVAQEGYMPLFARPYNPMDREPVRHVMDVGVRAINAMLTVGRGQRLGLFAGSGVGKSVLLGMMARYTTADVVVVGLIGERGREVKDFIENILGEEGLARSVVVAAPADTPPLLRLYGAAYATSIAEYFRNEGKHVLLIMDSLTRYAMAQREIALAIGEPPATKGYPASVFARLPQLVERAGNGREGGGSITAFYTVLSEGDDQQDPIADNARAILDGHFVLSRQLAEAAHYPAIDIEASISRVMHDIVPHEEMELVRRFKYLWSRYQRSRDLIAVGAYVPGSDPMLDDAIRRHPSFERFLQQAVHERESYDGARMKLAQLFNS; from the coding sequence ATGAGTAAGTCTTTTCCCGACATCGGGCAATACCTGAGCGACGCCCAAGACGCGGTCAATTGGGTGCGGCCGTGGCTGCCGCGCGGCCGGCTGACCCGGGTGTCGGGCCTGGTGTTGGAGGCGGTGGGCCTCAAGCTGCCGATCGGTGCCTCGTGCGACGTGATGACGCCCTCCGGCCATCCGGTCGAGGCGGTGGTGGTCGGGTTCAACGAGGACAAGCTATTCCTGATGCCGATCGCCGAGCTCTACGGCGTGGAGCCGGGAGCGGAAGTGACGCCGCATGAGGACGTGGCCGCCTGGGTGCCCGAATACGGTAAGGCCCGGCCGCCGCAGCGGCGGCTGGAAGACCATGGCCGCCAAGTGCCGGTGGGCTGGGGCCTGCTCGGCCGCATTCTCGATGGCCTGGGGCGCCCGCTCGACGGGCGCGGCAAGGTGGCGCAGGAAGGCTATATGCCACTGTTCGCCCGGCCCTACAACCCGATGGACCGCGAACCGGTGCGGCATGTGATGGATGTGGGCGTGCGCGCCATCAACGCCATGCTCACGGTCGGCCGTGGCCAGCGTCTGGGGCTTTTTGCCGGCTCCGGCGTCGGCAAGTCGGTACTGCTGGGCATGATGGCACGCTATACCACTGCCGACGTGGTGGTGGTGGGGCTGATCGGCGAGCGTGGGCGCGAGGTGAAGGATTTCATCGAGAACATTCTTGGCGAGGAAGGCTTGGCACGCTCCGTGGTGGTGGCGGCTCCGGCCGATACGCCGCCACTGCTGCGCCTTTATGGCGCAGCCTACGCCACCAGCATCGCCGAGTACTTCCGCAATGAGGGCAAGCATGTCCTCTTGATCATGGATTCGCTGACGCGCTATGCGATGGCACAGCGCGAGATCGCCCTTGCCATTGGCGAACCACCGGCGACCAAGGGTTATCCAGCCTCGGTGTTTGCCCGATTGCCGCAGCTGGTGGAGCGCGCCGGCAATGGCCGTGAGGGCGGCGGCTCGATCACGGCGTTCTACACGGTGCTGTCGGAAGGCGACGATCAGCAGGATCCAATCGCCGACAATGCCCGCGCCATTCTCGACGGCCACTTCGTATTGTCGCGCCAACTGGCCGAGGCGGCCCACTACCCGGCCATCGATATCGAGGCGTCGATCTCGCGGGTGATGCATGACATCGTGCCGCACGAGGAAATGGAGCTGGTGCGCCGGTTCAAGTACCTGTGGTCGCGCTATCAGCGTTCGCGCGATCTGATCGCGGTGGGGGCCTACGTGCCGGGGTCCGATCCGATGCTGGACGACGCGATCCGGCGCCACCCATCGTTCGAGCGTTTCCTGCAGCAGGCCGTGCATGAGCGTGAGTCCTATGACGGCGCTAGAATGAAGCTCGCCCAGCTGTTCAACAGCTGA
- a CDS encoding FliH/SctL family protein — MPAPPRRVIPREELTAWERWELGALNEEAAERERAEEAAREAAAAEQAAQVVEMERQAAAAAAQAEVAAEVQQTAEPEAEAAPTIPLPTAEEIDAIHQQAQREGFEAGLEAGRLAAEDETHRLKAVLETLEGMAARFETELAEQTLDLALVIARQLVRETVTTDRSLLLPLVREALAGLPPVKAPARLVLNPDDLAALEGLLTVELPQEVWRLVPDPQMEAGGCRIDTANTRIELTLAQRWSSLTRVLDRHRRPDLAWQAADGEGVAPLATADEAEPAAEPGDE; from the coding sequence ATGCCCGCGCCGCCCCGCCGCGTGATCCCCCGAGAAGAACTCACCGCCTGGGAGCGCTGGGAACTGGGTGCCCTCAACGAAGAGGCTGCCGAGCGCGAACGTGCCGAGGAGGCTGCCCGGGAGGCCGCCGCTGCCGAGCAGGCGGCGCAGGTTGTGGAAATGGAGCGCCAGGCGGCGGCTGCAGCGGCTCAGGCCGAGGTAGCCGCCGAAGTGCAACAGACCGCTGAACCGGAAGCCGAAGCTGCCCCGACCATCCCCTTGCCGACAGCCGAGGAGATCGATGCGATCCACCAGCAGGCGCAGCGCGAGGGGTTCGAGGCTGGGCTGGAAGCAGGCCGCCTGGCTGCCGAGGACGAAACCCACCGGCTCAAGGCGGTGCTGGAAACGCTGGAAGGCATGGCCGCCCGGTTCGAGACCGAGCTTGCCGAGCAGACGCTGGATCTGGCACTGGTGATCGCGCGCCAACTGGTGCGCGAAACGGTGACGACAGATCGCAGCCTGCTGCTGCCGCTGGTGCGTGAGGCGTTGGCGGGCTTGCCGCCGGTGAAGGCGCCAGCGCGGCTGGTGCTCAATCCGGATGACCTCGCTGCGCTGGAAGGGCTGTTGACAGTCGAATTGCCGCAGGAGGTATGGCGGCTGGTGCCGGATCCGCAGATGGAGGCCGGGGGCTGCCGCATCGATACCGCCAATACCCGGATCGAGCTGACGCTGGCGCAGCGCTGGTCGAGCCTCACGCGGGTGCTCGATCGGCATCGGCGGCCTGATCTGGCATGGCAGGCGGCCGACGGTGAGGGTGTGGCGCCGCTCGCTACTGCCGACGAGGCTGAGCCTGCTGCAGAGCCGGGCGATGAGTAA
- the fliG gene encoding flagellar motor switch protein FliG, with amino-acid sequence MNEEGVRRSAILLMTLGEEAAVDVFKYLGPKEVQKLGFAMANMNAVKREEVDTVLGDFIASTQNRANLGAADEYIRSVLTKALGSDKAANLLDRILQGNDNNGIESLKWMDSAAVAELIKNEHPQIIATILVHLEPDQSSEIMAEFTERLRNDVLLRIATLEGVQPAALKELNDVLTQLLSGSDKLKKSAMGGVQMAAEILNFMGGVVEASAISSVREYDPELAQRIQDKMFTFDNVLDIDDRGIQLLLREIQSDSLVIALKGTSQALRDKIFKNMSQRAAEMLRDDLEAKGPVKLSEVESEQKEILKIVRRLADEGQIVLSGKGDEGLVE; translated from the coding sequence ATGAACGAAGAGGGCGTGCGCAGGAGTGCCATCCTGCTGATGACGCTCGGCGAGGAGGCCGCGGTCGATGTGTTCAAGTACCTCGGCCCCAAGGAAGTGCAGAAGCTCGGCTTCGCCATGGCCAACATGAACGCGGTCAAGCGCGAGGAAGTCGACACCGTGCTCGGTGACTTCATCGCCTCGACGCAAAACCGCGCCAACCTCGGCGCTGCCGACGAATACATCCGCTCGGTGCTGACCAAGGCGCTGGGCTCGGACAAGGCCGCCAACCTGCTCGACCGTATTCTGCAGGGCAACGACAACAATGGCATTGAATCGCTGAAGTGGATGGATTCGGCCGCGGTGGCCGAGTTGATCAAGAACGAGCACCCGCAGATCATCGCGACCATCCTGGTGCACCTCGAACCCGACCAGTCGTCCGAAATCATGGCCGAGTTCACCGAGCGGCTGCGCAACGATGTGCTGCTGCGCATCGCCACGCTGGAAGGCGTGCAGCCAGCGGCGCTCAAAGAGCTCAACGACGTGCTCACCCAGCTGCTGTCCGGCTCGGACAAGCTCAAGAAGAGTGCGATGGGCGGTGTGCAGATGGCGGCGGAAATCCTCAACTTCATGGGGGGCGTGGTCGAGGCCAGCGCGATTTCCAGCGTCCGCGAATACGATCCAGAACTGGCGCAGCGCATCCAGGACAAGATGTTCACCTTCGACAACGTGCTCGATATCGACGATCGCGGCATCCAGCTGCTGCTGCGCGAGATCCAGTCCGATTCGCTGGTGATCGCGCTCAAGGGCACGAGCCAGGCCTTGCGCGACAAGATCTTCAAGAACATGTCGCAACGCGCGGCCGAGATGCTGCGCGACGATCTTGAGGCCAAGGGCCCGGTCAAGTTGTCCGAGGTCGAGTCCGAGCAGAAGGAAATTCTCAAAATCGTGCGCCGCCTCGCCGACGAAGGGCAGATCGTGCTCTCGGGCAAGGGCGACGAAGGGCTCGTCGAATAA
- the fliF gene encoding flagellar basal-body MS-ring/collar protein FliF — MAEAGVAADGNLITAARPNALRERFAALSGPRRIAIMVGIAAIVALIIGFSLWSREPQYRILFTNVPDAEGGAIVQALQQANVPYKLDGPGTISVPAERVYDTRLQLAAQGLPKSGNVGFELMDNQKFGISQFAEQVNYQRAVEGELARSIETVAAVEKARVHLATPKQTVFLRDQQKPTASVMLTLRPGRVLDDAQVAGIVHLVSSSVPSLPVKNVTVVDQDGNLLSRSPEFNNSSLDARQLMYVQHVEKNYVERVQAILEPIVGKGNVRAEVTAQLDFAEVEQTSETFKPNNASEAAIRSQQSMSVDGSNTEQSPAGVPGALSNQPPGAAAAPITAPVAGAASGAASGSRNSRRESTTNYEVDKTVQHVKQPVGSVKRLSAAVVVNYKPGVDKAGKSTYLPYSPQEVAQLTNLVREAIGYNDKRGDSVNLVNAAFADSMPLEDRPLQDKALDYVKANYAELIKLALIGLVVLYLLFFVVRPLMKDMARPREEPGTYVVDLGDGEPEDEAAVAAREAGEEEDAARSAAFADLLQQSKEIAKTDPRMVATILREWMSQEEESTNPNKVG, encoded by the coding sequence ATGGCAGAGGCGGGCGTAGCGGCCGACGGCAATCTCATTACTGCAGCAAGGCCCAATGCACTGCGTGAGCGTTTCGCCGCGTTGTCGGGGCCTCGCCGCATCGCCATCATGGTCGGCATCGCCGCCATCGTTGCGCTGATCATCGGTTTCTCGCTGTGGTCGCGCGAGCCGCAATACCGCATCCTCTTCACCAATGTCCCCGATGCAGAGGGCGGCGCCATCGTCCAGGCGCTGCAGCAGGCCAACGTCCCCTACAAGCTTGATGGCCCTGGCACCATTTCCGTGCCGGCTGAGCGCGTGTACGACACGCGGCTGCAACTCGCTGCACAAGGCCTGCCGAAGTCCGGCAATGTCGGCTTCGAGCTGATGGACAACCAGAAATTTGGCATTTCCCAGTTTGCCGAGCAGGTGAACTACCAGCGCGCGGTCGAAGGCGAGCTAGCGCGCTCGATCGAAACCGTAGCCGCGGTCGAGAAGGCGCGCGTGCATCTGGCCACGCCCAAACAGACCGTCTTCCTGCGTGATCAGCAGAAGCCGACGGCGTCGGTGATGCTCACCTTGCGCCCGGGCCGAGTGCTTGACGATGCGCAGGTTGCCGGCATCGTCCACCTGGTGTCGTCCAGTGTGCCATCGTTGCCGGTGAAGAACGTCACCGTGGTCGACCAGGATGGCAACCTATTGTCGCGCTCGCCCGAGTTCAACAATTCCAGCCTCGATGCACGCCAGTTGATGTATGTGCAGCACGTCGAGAAGAACTATGTCGAGCGGGTACAGGCCATCCTGGAGCCCATCGTCGGCAAGGGTAACGTCCGCGCCGAAGTGACGGCGCAGCTCGATTTTGCCGAAGTCGAACAGACCTCCGAGACCTTCAAGCCGAACAATGCCTCCGAAGCGGCCATCCGCAGCCAGCAGTCGATGAGTGTGGATGGCAGCAATACCGAGCAATCGCCGGCCGGCGTGCCGGGCGCCCTGTCGAACCAGCCGCCGGGTGCCGCTGCCGCGCCGATCACAGCGCCGGTGGCGGGTGCTGCTTCAGGCGCTGCCTCGGGCAGCCGCAATAGTCGTCGCGAGTCGACCACCAACTACGAAGTCGACAAGACCGTGCAGCACGTGAAGCAGCCGGTCGGTTCGGTCAAGCGCCTCTCCGCGGCCGTCGTGGTCAACTACAAACCGGGTGTCGACAAGGCGGGGAAATCGACCTACCTGCCCTATAGCCCGCAGGAAGTGGCGCAGCTGACCAACCTCGTGCGTGAGGCCATTGGCTACAACGACAAGCGTGGCGACTCGGTCAATCTCGTCAATGCGGCGTTTGCCGATTCGATGCCGCTTGAGGACAGGCCGCTGCAGGACAAGGCGCTCGACTACGTGAAGGCCAACTATGCCGAGTTGATCAAGCTCGCGCTGATCGGCTTGGTAGTGCTCTATCTGCTGTTCTTCGTGGTACGCCCGCTGATGAAGGACATGGCCCGCCCGCGCGAGGAACCCGGTACATACGTTGTCGACCTGGGCGATGGCGAGCCCGAGGACGAGGCCGCAGTCGCGGCGCGCGAGGCTGGCGAGGAAGAGGACGCCGCGCGTTCGGCAGCCTTTGCCGATCTGTTGCAGCAGAGCAAGGAAATCGCCAAGACCGATCCGCGCATGGTTGCCACCATCCTGCGCGAGTGGATGAGTCAGGAAGAGGAATCGACCAATCCCAACAAGGTGGGCTGA
- the fliE gene encoding flagellar hook-basal body complex protein FliE, with translation MSVQGIDQLLGELKAMSSLAAGQAPAAAPAADTPDFADLLKSSLDQVNQMQQESQAQQAAFQAGDPQADLQEVMVSLQKASLSFQTMVQVRNKLVSAYQEIMNMQV, from the coding sequence ATGAGCGTGCAAGGAATCGACCAACTGCTGGGTGAACTCAAGGCCATGTCCTCGCTGGCAGCGGGACAGGCGCCTGCTGCTGCGCCCGCAGCCGATACCCCGGACTTTGCCGATCTGCTCAAGAGCTCGCTCGACCAGGTTAACCAGATGCAGCAGGAATCGCAGGCGCAGCAGGCCGCATTCCAGGCCGGTGATCCACAGGCCGATCTGCAGGAAGTGATGGTGTCGCTGCAGAAGGCGTCGCTTTCGTTCCAGACCATGGTCCAGGTGCGCAACAAGCTCGTCAGTGCCTATCAGGAAATCATGAACATGCAGGTCTGA
- a CDS encoding sigma-54-dependent transcriptional regulator, whose protein sequence is MSLPILIVEDDDDLREALTDTLELGGHAVLTATDGAAALMVLERERVALVLSDVQMQPMDGEALLIEVKQRYPWLPVMLMTAYGMVERAVAALHAGACHYLPKPFEPDQLLQEVAKYMLPGSEDDTVIAEDPAMRGLLDIARRVAASDASVLISGESGTGKEVLARFIHRASSRADKPFVAVNCAAVPEQLLESTFFGHERGAFTGAAAQHVGKFEQANGGTLLLDEVTEMPLPLQAKLLRVLQEREVERVGGSKAFKVDVRVIATSNRDVAQAVTAGQFREDLYYRLNVFPLALPALRERPSDVLPLARAMLARHAARMGRRAPALDVAAQRQLEAHPWEGNIRELDNVVQRALILAPGDKIEAAHLYLPGQPAKPAATPAIRSSANTDEPTAPTDIKGLEKHHILETLKACGGVRKLAAERLGMSERTLRYKLQQYREEDGELPI, encoded by the coding sequence TTGTCCCTGCCCATCCTGATCGTCGAAGACGATGATGACCTGCGCGAGGCGCTGACCGACACGCTGGAGCTCGGCGGCCATGCTGTGCTGACGGCGACCGACGGCGCTGCCGCGCTGATGGTGCTGGAGCGCGAGCGCGTCGCCTTGGTGCTGTCCGATGTGCAGATGCAACCCATGGATGGCGAAGCGCTGCTTATCGAGGTCAAGCAGCGCTATCCGTGGTTGCCGGTGATGCTGATGACGGCCTACGGCATGGTCGAGCGCGCGGTGGCCGCACTGCATGCCGGCGCTTGCCATTATCTGCCCAAGCCATTCGAGCCAGACCAGCTGCTGCAGGAGGTTGCCAAATACATGCTGCCCGGCAGCGAGGACGACACGGTGATTGCCGAGGACCCGGCGATGCGTGGCTTGCTCGACATTGCCCGCCGAGTGGCCGCGTCCGATGCTTCCGTGTTGATTTCCGGGGAGTCGGGTACCGGCAAGGAAGTGCTGGCGCGCTTTATCCATCGTGCCAGCAGCCGCGCCGACAAACCCTTCGTTGCCGTGAACTGTGCGGCCGTACCGGAACAACTGCTCGAGTCGACCTTCTTCGGTCACGAACGTGGTGCCTTCACCGGCGCGGCAGCACAGCATGTCGGCAAGTTCGAGCAGGCGAATGGGGGCACGCTGCTACTCGACGAAGTCACGGAAATGCCGCTGCCGCTACAGGCCAAGCTGCTGCGCGTGTTGCAGGAGCGTGAGGTCGAACGGGTCGGCGGTAGCAAGGCATTCAAGGTCGACGTACGCGTGATCGCCACTAGCAACCGCGATGTGGCGCAGGCGGTGACTGCCGGGCAGTTCCGCGAGGATCTCTACTACCGGCTCAACGTGTTCCCGCTGGCTCTCCCTGCCTTGCGTGAACGCCCCAGCGATGTGCTACCGCTGGCCCGAGCCATGCTGGCGCGGCATGCCGCACGCATGGGGCGCCGCGCGCCGGCGCTTGACGTCGCCGCACAGCGGCAGCTGGAGGCACATCCATGGGAAGGCAATATCCGTGAGCTCGACAACGTGGTGCAGCGCGCGCTCATCCTGGCGCCTGGGGACAAGATCGAGGCCGCCCACCTCTATTTGCCGGGTCAGCCGGCAAAGCCTGCCGCCACCCCGGCAATCCGGTCATCGGCCAATACTGATGAACCGACCGCACCGACCGATATCAAAGGACTGGAGAAGCACCATATCCTGGAAACCCTGAAGGCATGCGGTGGCGTGCGCAAGCTCGCCGCAGAGCGGCTTGGCATGAGCGAGCGCACCTTGCGGTATAAGCTGCAGCAATACCGCGAGGAAGACGGCGAGCTGCCCATCTAA
- a CDS encoding chemotaxis protein CheB — MPFIMADDELEHLRNTLRAARAQMPALTVPPSHSADVVLPLQPRQPARNERVIVVGASTGGTEALKSLLLPLPPSSPPLLITQHMPELFTKSFAERLDAVCQLRVKEAEQGERLQTGHAYIAPGHSHLMLALGPSGYTCALSQAPAVNRHRPAVDVLFRSAANVGGRNVLGVILTGMGRDGAVGMREMHEAGAYTIAQDEKSSVVYGMPKEAVAMGGVDEILPLKDIAPRLLALCARRD, encoded by the coding sequence TTGCCTTTTATCATGGCCGACGACGAGCTCGAACATCTCCGCAACACCTTGCGTGCAGCACGGGCCCAGATGCCCGCGCTGACCGTACCGCCCAGTCATAGCGCCGACGTGGTGTTGCCGCTGCAGCCGCGCCAGCCGGCGCGCAACGAACGGGTGATCGTGGTCGGTGCGTCTACCGGAGGGACGGAGGCGTTGAAGTCGCTGCTGCTGCCCCTGCCACCGTCCAGCCCTCCGTTGCTGATTACGCAGCACATGCCCGAGCTCTTCACCAAGTCCTTTGCCGAGCGGCTCGACGCAGTCTGCCAGTTGCGGGTGAAGGAAGCGGAGCAGGGTGAGCGTCTGCAAACCGGGCATGCCTACATCGCGCCTGGGCATTCGCACCTGATGCTGGCCCTGGGGCCGTCGGGCTATACCTGCGCCTTGTCGCAGGCGCCGGCAGTCAATCGGCATCGCCCTGCCGTCGACGTGCTGTTCCGCTCGGCAGCCAACGTGGGTGGCCGCAACGTACTCGGTGTCATCCTTACCGGGATGGGCCGTGATGGCGCGGTCGGCATGCGCGAGATGCACGAAGCCGGGGCCTACACCATCGCCCAGGACGAAAAGAGCAGCGTCGTCTACGGCATGCCCAAGGAGGCGGTGGCCATGGGCGGGGTGGACGAAATTTTGCCGCTGAAGGATATTGCGCCGCGCCTGCTGGCGCTGTGCGCCCGCCGCGATTGA
- a CDS encoding ATP-binding SpoIIE family protein phosphatase, producing MKILVVDDTEAVLLLISRFVEALGHVAIVARDGAEAVDTWRRERPDLVLMDMMMPVLSGPEAAIAIKQEAGESWVPVVFVTGIGEENRLAEAIERGGDDYINKPVNFRVLEAKLKAFDRTLELNRKVREQSAKLADYYDRAEEEKRVVRHLMEQMVNAERLYDPQLEYWLTPAESLSGDLIAAARTPGQALYVLLADGIGHGLTAALNVLPLTQPFYSMTEKGYAISDILTEMNNKVRQVLPVGRFVCVVLIAIDEANGCVDVWNGGMPAVQLIGADGGTQHSWKSSHLPLGIVPTAAMDVIPERYYLEGSCTVVAYSDGLTEARNPLGEAFGVQRLFDLIARTAPGARMGEVQQVLAEHLDGEPHHDDISLIMAHCGLPQPTAREMARGPAVEPLRLPSQLEPEWRYSMQLGASELRHINTVPFMMSFINKVLGQHESQSDVFLILTELFVNALDHGVLGLDSAIKREPDGIEQYLVERARRLSELRHGFVEIDLAGLRVEGEYYLHIVVKDSGTGFDASSWLDTDLAKAGGLSGRGIALVRSLCATVFYRGPGNEVHAYYRVRE from the coding sequence ATGAAAATTCTGGTCGTCGACGATACCGAAGCAGTCCTGCTGCTGATTTCCCGGTTCGTCGAGGCCTTGGGGCATGTCGCCATCGTGGCGCGGGATGGTGCCGAAGCCGTCGATACCTGGCGACGCGAACGCCCCGATCTCGTCTTGATGGACATGATGATGCCGGTGCTGTCAGGCCCCGAGGCAGCCATCGCCATCAAGCAGGAAGCGGGTGAGAGCTGGGTGCCGGTGGTGTTCGTTACCGGGATCGGCGAGGAGAACCGGCTCGCCGAGGCCATCGAGCGTGGTGGCGACGACTACATCAACAAACCCGTCAATTTCCGCGTGCTCGAGGCCAAGCTCAAGGCCTTTGATCGCACGCTGGAGCTCAATCGCAAGGTGCGCGAGCAGTCGGCCAAGCTGGCCGACTACTACGACCGCGCCGAGGAAGAGAAGCGCGTGGTGCGCCATCTGATGGAACAGATGGTCAATGCCGAGCGCCTCTACGATCCCCAGCTCGAATACTGGCTCACCCCGGCCGAAAGCCTGTCCGGTGACTTGATCGCTGCTGCACGCACGCCAGGGCAGGCGCTCTATGTGCTGCTGGCCGACGGCATTGGCCACGGTCTGACCGCAGCGTTGAATGTGTTGCCGCTCACCCAGCCGTTCTACAGCATGACGGAGAAGGGGTATGCCATCTCGGACATCCTGACCGAGATGAACAACAAGGTGCGGCAGGTGTTGCCGGTTGGCCGTTTTGTCTGCGTGGTGCTGATCGCCATCGATGAAGCCAATGGCTGTGTCGACGTGTGGAATGGCGGAATGCCGGCCGTGCAGCTGATCGGTGCCGACGGTGGTACGCAGCACTCGTGGAAGTCGTCCCATCTGCCGCTGGGCATTGTGCCGACTGCGGCAATGGACGTGATTCCCGAGCGCTACTACCTGGAAGGATCATGCACCGTGGTTGCGTATTCGGATGGCTTGACCGAGGCGCGCAATCCGCTTGGCGAGGCATTTGGCGTGCAACGGTTGTTCGACCTGATTGCCCGCACGGCGCCCGGCGCACGCATGGGCGAAGTGCAACAAGTGCTTGCCGAGCATCTGGATGGCGAACCGCATCACGACGATATTTCGCTGATCATGGCGCATTGCGGATTGCCGCAGCCGACTGCGCGCGAGATGGCGCGCGGGCCAGCCGTCGAGCCGTTGCGATTGCCGAGCCAGTTGGAGCCGGAATGGCGCTACAGCATGCAGCTGGGCGCCAGCGAGCTGCGGCACATCAATACCGTGCCGTTCATGATGAGCTTCATCAACAAGGTGCTCGGCCAGCACGAAAGCCAGTCGGACGTGTTCCTCATCCTGACCGAGCTCTTCGTCAATGCGCTTGATCATGGGGTGCTGGGGCTCGATTCCGCGATCAAGCGCGAACCCGATGGCATCGAGCAATACCTGGTCGAACGAGCCCGCCGGTTGTCCGAGCTGCGCCACGGCTTCGTCGAGATCGATCTCGCCGGCCTGCGCGTCGAGGGTGAGTACTACCTGCACATCGTGGTCAAGGACAGCGGCACCGGTTTTGACGCCAGCAGCTGGCTCGATACCGACCTTGCCAAGGCAGGGGGGCTGTCGGGACGCGGCATCGCTTTGGTGCGCTCGCTGTGCGCCACTGTGTTCTACCGTGGCCCAGGCAACGAAGTGCACGCCTATTACCGCGTGCGGGAATAG
- a CDS encoding STAS domain-containing protein: protein MTPTVEIEGDVGRVVLSGQFDFSAHREFRQVCETLIADPSVKEVLVDFQNVNYLDSSALGMLLLLKEKIGVANKSLALVNCRDTVKQVLEIACFGKIFTIR from the coding sequence ATGACGCCCACCGTTGAAATCGAAGGGGATGTTGGCCGTGTGGTGCTGTCCGGCCAGTTCGACTTCAGTGCCCATCGTGAATTCCGCCAGGTGTGCGAAACCCTGATCGCCGATCCGTCGGTGAAGGAAGTGCTGGTCGATTTCCAGAACGTCAACTACCTGGATAGTTCTGCGCTTGGCATGCTGTTGTTGCTGAAGGAAAAGATCGGCGTCGCCAACAAGTCGCTGGCCTTGGTCAACTGTCGCGACACCGTCAAGCAAGTGCTAGAAATCGCCTGCTTCGGCAAGATCTTCACCATCCGCTAA
- a CDS encoding sensor histidine kinase produces the protein MDPKELETAFSLFAVASEQLTEAYSELQRQVESLTRQLEIANGNLRRELEQKAALSRRLSLLLAHLPAGVVEIDGEGRVIALNPAARRLLAPLAEGMLFQQFAAEQLQRDESSDSWLHHTQEGQLRLAMLYSEMPEETHRIVLVQDLTEAWNLQQDLDRHKRLAAMGEMAAGLAHQLRTPLATALLYSAHLAKPALPEPDRLRFADKTLARLRHLESLIQNMLRFVRGQTLEHEVFDLAACVRDALQTMQPLLDGAGLKLVPLLPAGAISVEANRKELQGVILNLLDNAMHATSAGGTITVSLCVAEEEASVVVSDTGSGMAPEVLERLFEPFFTTRKDGTGLGLAIVRNLMMQFGGQVSVVSTLGQGSEFTLRLPLADVAAKV, from the coding sequence ATGGACCCCAAAGAACTGGAAACGGCATTCTCGCTTTTTGCAGTTGCTTCCGAGCAACTTACTGAAGCTTACTCGGAGTTGCAGCGGCAAGTTGAATCGCTCACCCGGCAACTGGAAATTGCCAATGGCAATTTAAGAAGGGAATTGGAACAAAAGGCGGCGTTGTCACGCCGATTGTCGTTGTTACTGGCGCATTTGCCTGCCGGCGTGGTGGAAATCGACGGCGAAGGGCGTGTCATCGCGCTCAATCCCGCTGCGCGTCGTTTGCTGGCACCGCTGGCCGAGGGCATGCTGTTCCAGCAATTTGCCGCTGAACAACTGCAACGCGACGAGTCGTCCGATTCCTGGTTGCACCATACTCAGGAAGGCCAACTGCGCTTGGCCATGCTTTACAGCGAGATGCCGGAAGAGACGCACCGTATCGTACTGGTGCAGGATCTGACCGAGGCATGGAATTTGCAGCAGGATCTGGACCGACATAAGCGGCTGGCGGCAATGGGCGAGATGGCTGCGGGTCTTGCGCACCAGCTGCGTACTCCGTTGGCGACTGCGTTGCTCTATAGCGCGCACTTGGCCAAGCCGGCGTTGCCGGAGCCGGATCGGTTGCGCTTTGCCGACAAGACGTTGGCCCGGTTGCGTCATCTGGAGTCTTTGATCCAGAACATGCTGCGCTTTGTGCGTGGCCAGACGCTGGAACACGAGGTATTCGACCTTGCGGCGTGTGTGCGTGATGCGCTACAGACCATGCAGCCGTTGCTGGATGGCGCTGGTTTGAAGCTGGTACCCTTGCTTCCCGCAGGTGCAATCTCGGTTGAGGCCAACCGAAAGGAACTGCAGGGGGTTATCCTTAACCTGCTTGACAACGCAATGCATGCAACATCGGCCGGTGGCACAATTACGGTGTCGTTGTGCGTTGCGGAAGAGGAGGCTAGCGTGGTGGTGTCCGATACCGGCAGTGGTATGGCGCCAGAAGTGCTGGAGCGCTTGTTCGAGCCGTTCTTCACCACGCGCAAGGATGGGACCGGTTTGGGCTTGGCCATTGTGCGCAACCTGATGATGCAGTTCGGTGGTCAGGTCAGCGTGGTGTCAACGCTTGGCCAGGGAAGTGAGTTCACGCTGCGGTTGCCACTGGCAGACGTGGCGGCTAAGGTGTGA